The stretch of DNA TCTGAGATCTCATCCGAAGAGACCCCGGGAACCGCACAGCTCTTACTGAACTCAATTAACTGCTCCTTAAGCAGCCCCTTGCCAGGCTTACCTAACCGTTCAAGATCGGGTCGCACGGTTGAAAAAACTATATCAAGGGTTAGGTTAAGCGCCTTGGCGCGCAGTGCCCGGATCTCCCTATGATCGAGATTTCTATAGGTCTCACGCGACACGTTGTGAATAGCAAGACGCACTATCTTACCATCAAGCCCACCCGCCATACTGGCAGAGAGATCGGCTATCCTTGTGCTAAGCGCCTGCGGTTCAAGATCCGTAGCATCGATAGGGGGCAATACAACCACCTCGCGTGGTGAGGTTAGTGGATGAAATGTGCGCTTGGCTCCGGGGAGCCGAACTTCAAGAAAACCTTTGAGCTCGCTGGACTCGCCCCAGATATTAGCGGAGGTGTGCTCAATTGAGCCCGAGTACGCGGCGTTAAGACCAACCGCACGTTGAATATGCACATGCCCTAGTGCGATATAGTCCCACTCATGTGGGGAGAGCGCCTTGAGCTCAAGCTCTGCGCCACCAAAGTCGCTTATCCATTTTTCATTGACCTGTGCATGCACAACCAGCACGTTATGATTAAAGCGATCATCTGCCCGTAATTCGAGCTTGTCGCGCCCTATAATAGCGGCGTGCGGAAGACAGGTTACAGCGAGGCTCTGCTCCTTAAAGGTAAAGGTCTCAAGTGTAGCATCTGCTACATAAACCCCATCTATCTCGCTAAAGAGTTGCAGCACCGAGCCGGTATCAGCCCGCTTCGGGGTTTCGTGGTTACCACCAACGATAACAACCGGCCTGCCGCTCTCTTTTGCGAGGCGACGTAGCTGCCTAAAGCAAAACGTAACAACCGTATTAGATGGACGGACCGCATGAAATAGATCGCCAGCTATAATGGTAACATCTGGCTTCAGGGAGATTATACGGGTAATCGCCTCCTGAAAGGCTACGTTAACGTCAGCCTCACGTTGGTTAATCCCCCCCTTGGAGAGCCTATTATAGCGGCGATACCCGAGGTGCACATCGGCCAGGTGGCAGATACGCAGGGAGGGCTTTATAGGCAGGGGTGGAGGGGAAACCATAGTGCAAAGATCTACCCCAGCGGACTACTAACTTCAATTGGTAACTAGTCAGCATAACGGGTACCTATCAACCTCCTCTACACCCTGGTCTAGAGATTGCACTCGGCAGAGACAATCAACACCTTGAGAACCTGTGTTGCTAAAAATAGCAAGGAGATCAAATACTTTGCAGATATCATCAAAAGGTTTCCAAGGCACAGATACGCAGCTTTTGCAGAGCGGCGCACATATCTTACCTAAAGGGTGCGTACTGCTTGGGGTTTTAAAGTCAATTGAAAATGAGCTGCGCAAACGTGAGATGCTCGGAATTAGCGGGCAACCTACTACACCGCTTTGGTTTCTGGCGGAAACAGAAAGAAATATATTCCTGTGGAGAAGCGGCAAAAGCCTTGATGATCAACGTAATTACTCGTTTTGGATTAACGTTCCAGCTTTAATAAAAAAACGGCGCCACCAGCTTAAAAAACCTCAGGGTCTAAACCCATTTACTAACCCGCTCTGGGGTATAGCTGCGTTTGAATATAAGTTAGTCGATCAGGAGCGGGATTACCTCGACTCATTCGAGGATCTTGCGGACTCTGTGCTCAAGCACGCAGAGGCACTCAGCGTCGCAAGTGAAACTATCCGGAGCGAGGTTGCCCCAGGGAGCCTACAGAGGCCCCCTGTAGTGCTTCCAAGCGTGTTAATTGCTAGATGACAATCTTCTGCTATTCACCCTGAGATACAAGAGGTATTATCTAGATACTATGACCATACAAAGCCCCGATCCCCTTATTATTGAAACCATCGAGCGTGTCTGCCGCGCTGAGATCCATAAGTATCAAGATGAGCGCTTCTATAATACCGTACCGCGCCCCCTCTTTCGGGCCTTTGGCGATGCGGGGCTAGCGGGCCTCTCAGTTCCAGAGAGCTACGGCGGCATCTCAGCCTCTGCAACTACCTGTGCGGCCGCGTTTGAGACGATCTCTCGCTACGATCTGGGGCCTGCTATCTTCCTCTCAGTTCATACGATGGTGTCTAGGCTTATTACAGGTCACGGTACACTACAGCAGAAACAGGAGCTGCTGCCCAAGATCGCTGCGGGCGAGCTGCTGTGCGCATTCGCCCTAACTGAACCGCACGCCGGGTCAGATTCACAGGCCCTTACGACCACAGCAACTAGGAATGGGGACTCCTACCTCCTAACTGGAAGCAAATGCTACATCTCAAGCGCTGGATTTGCTGACCTATATATCGTTTGTGCAAAGACCGCCGATACTGCAGGCTCCGGCATCTCTGCCTTTATAGTGCCTAGCTCAACACCTGGGCTAACGATCGGCAACCCAGAGAGGAAGATGGGGGGTGAGCTTTCACCGATCGCTTCCCTCTTTTTTGATCAAGCGCCCCTGCCGGCCTCCGCTCTCTTGGGCCCCCTGCACCACGGCTTTAAGGTCGCCCTCTCTGGTCTAACAAGTGGGCGAGTCAATATCGCAGCGTGCGCAAACGGACTATCTGCCGCAGCGATCGAAAGCGCGCTCAAGCACCTCAATACGCGTCAACAGTTCGGGCACCCCCTAGCTGACTTTCAGGGGCTACAGTTTATGGTGGCCGATATGTATGTAAAACTTGAGGCGGCAAGGCTCCTCACACTTAAAGCAGCCGAGGATCTTGATGCTACGCATACTGCAGGGGTTAATAATAAGCTTAATACTAAGCTCTCTGCCTCTGTCGCTAAATGTTTTGCTACCGACACTGCAATGGCTATCACGACCGATGCGGTGCAGTTGCTTGGGGGTGCGGGCTACCTCAAGGATTATGCGGTTGAACGCTATATGCGTGAGGCCAAGATGCTGCAGATAGTTGAGGGCACGAACCAGATTCAGCGTATGATTATCGCACAAGAGATCCTGGCCGACACAAATTAAAAGGTGCGCCTACATTAGCATGAGGTGCTATTAACGCACTGATTGGCAGTTATCGGGCCGAAGCAAACTCCACCAAAGTTCATATAAATAGTGGCGCTACCGGTGTTGCGACGTGCCTTATCTGCCACTGCAACTCCATTGAGCGGAGTGCTAATTCCACAACCGATGCCGGCATAGTAACGCGCCTCCCAACCGGCGCCCCTTGCATAGAGCCCAAGCGAGGCCAGCACGTTGCCCTCGGTATCGATAGCCTTAACGCATGATGGGAACGGTCCCCGTGCGCCCTCCTTGAGGATCACTCCTATAGTGTTACGCCTAATATCTGAGAAGTGTGCGGAGCCGATAGTTTTATAGATATGTCCACCTGGCCAGGCAACGATCTGGGAGCACTGCGAAATAGACCCTCCTGAATTGTCTCCATTATCTCCGGAGCCATCATCTGGCGGGGTCGGAGTTGGGGTCGTCCCTACCGTATTTAGATTTATCTCATCAACTGCCACACCACCCAAAAATTCATCCTCTCGCACCTCGGCTGAAATTGGATTAAATATCCCACTCTCCTTTGCGCCCTGAAAGGCTAGCTCGTAGCCATTCCCTTCGATAAAATCCCCCACTACGACCTCACCGCTACCCTCAAAATTGGTAGAGGAGATTAAGCTCCCCGCCAGAGAGAATACCTTGAGCGTGGTGTTCTTGCCCTTACTTACCTGGAACCCCAATAGATCGGCGCCGGACTCCTGACGAATCGGAATGGCGCGCGGCCTAACTCCGGTTGAAGCGAATTTCGGCATCCTGGTAAACTGTCGCACCTCGCCCGTTACGAGGTTCTTCATCCGAGCGATTGAGCGATTACCGCTACCCTTTCTCATCACACCGATCCAGTCCGTAACCTCTTGATCGATACGCGCAAAAAACACCCTATCACCGGTCCGACCAAAGGTAACAGTTTCGGGTGTGCTAGCAGCGTTACTAAAGAGATCATACGAGATCTCCCAAACCGCCTTGCCCGCTGTTAGCCGCACAACTACGGCATCGGTTGCACCATCACCGTTAAAATCACCCCCTGCTATGGCCAGATCTCCGCTCTTACCGAATGTTCGTTCGATCGTGGCTCCTGAAGCCTCGATTATGGTCCATGTAAGCGTATTGTCGGCGGTATTGCTTGTGACCGTCCCGATCTGAGTTGCGCTACCATGC from Pseudomonadota bacterium encodes:
- a CDS encoding DNA repair exonuclease: MVSPPPLPIKPSLRICHLADVHLGYRRYNRLSKGGINQREADVNVAFQEAITRIISLKPDVTIIAGDLFHAVRPSNTVVTFCFRQLRRLAKESGRPVVIVGGNHETPKRADTGSVLQLFSEIDGVYVADATLETFTFKEQSLAVTCLPHAAIIGRDKLELRADDRFNHNVLVVHAQVNEKWISDFGGAELELKALSPHEWDYIALGHVHIQRAVGLNAAYSGSIEHTSANIWGESSELKGFLEVRLPGAKRTFHPLTSPREVVVLPPIDATDLEPQALSTRIADLSASMAGGLDGKIVRLAIHNVSRETYRNLDHREIRALRAKALNLTLDIVFSTVRPDLERLGKPGKGLLKEQLIEFSKSCAVPGVSSDEISEVLGSYLSKVEAKYEAS
- a CDS encoding acyl-CoA dehydrogenase family protein, giving the protein MTIQSPDPLIIETIERVCRAEIHKYQDERFYNTVPRPLFRAFGDAGLAGLSVPESYGGISASATTCAAAFETISRYDLGPAIFLSVHTMVSRLITGHGTLQQKQELLPKIAAGELLCAFALTEPHAGSDSQALTTTATRNGDSYLLTGSKCYISSAGFADLYIVCAKTADTAGSGISAFIVPSSTPGLTIGNPERKMGGELSPIASLFFDQAPLPASALLGPLHHGFKVALSGLTSGRVNIAACANGLSAAAIESALKHLNTRQQFGHPLADFQGLQFMVADMYVKLEAARLLTLKAAEDLDATHTAGVNNKLNTKLSASVAKCFATDTAMAITTDAVQLLGGAGYLKDYAVERYMREAKMLQIVEGTNQIQRMIIAQEILADTN